GAAAGCCGGAGCCAAAGTAGAACTGGGCGGAGGTCGAATAGATCGTTTGGGAGCTTATATGGAACCAACGATCCTGTCGGATATAAATAAAAATAATCCGGCTTATTTCCAGGAGCTGTTTGGTCCTGTGGCTTTGTTGTTTAGAGCCAAAACAATAGAAGAGGCTATTAACCTTGCCAATGATACCAGCTATGGGTTAGGTGCTTCAATTTTCACCAGTAACATAAAACAAGGGAAATTATTAGCTGATCAAATAGACGCAGGAATGATTTTCATAAATCATCCTGCATGGACCCAACCCGATCTGCCATTTGGAGGAACAAAAAGGTCGGGGTACGGACGGGAATTATCGGAATCAGGCCTTGAGGAGTTTATCAATAAGAAATTAATACGGACAAGTCTATTGACTGATCCGTTTTGAGGAAAGACCTTTTATGCTAATGGATTAACAATTTTTAAAATCACAGCTAACGAAGGAGTACCAATGGTCCTCTTTCGTTTTTATGATCAGCTAACTTTTCAACCATAAAATGAAAAACAATCCGTATAATTAGAATAAAATACTCCGCTTACAGTTGATCAAACAAGAGCTTCACAGCGATAACACGGTGTTGTATAATTCACATTATTAATTACATAATTCACAGATTGAGAGGCCAGATCTGTTTTCAGATTGTTCTAATGATATAAAGACAGTTATCTGTCAGAAACAATTTAAAACATAATCAACGGATTATGGATAAAAGAAATAACGCAATCGGACGGGCAGCAGGTCCTCCTTTTTGCATCTCTAGTAGTTGATGAAAGTAAGAAAAGAAGAAACAAAACAAATAAAAAAACAAACAAAATGGATGTAGGAATAATTGGTTCAATAGTTATTGGTATTATCGCCGGTCTTATTTCCGGCCGGAGTACAAAGGGCCGGGGATTCAGTTTACTGGTAAATTTAATAGTCGGCCTAATCGGAGCTGTATTGGGTGGCCTGATCTTCAGCCTGCTGGGGATAACCTTCGGCGGGGTCATAGGAGTACTCATCGTATCAGTCATAGGAGCTGTTTTCTTCCTATGGATACTGTCTTTATTCAGCACGCGTAATAGGCAAACCGGAATTTACAATGGATAAACCGATAGGGCTTATCAAAAAAATAAGGAAAAATGAAAAAGATTCATGGAATGACACAAGAAATACGACCGATAAAAAAGCGGACACAATCAAAACCGATATAAAAAGGGATGTTAAGAGAAAATTGAATTAATATCCGTACGATGTGAGAATACCAGCCAATCACAATAAATAAAACGGCTGGCTTATCTAAAAAAATGTTATGAATAAATTACTGTTTTTAAGTATAATGATATTAACCTCGCTTGGTTTTATATCTTGCGGAGACGATGATGCTCCGGTATTAGGAGCCAAAGTACAGGTTACGGTAAAGAATATGGCAGGGACTGCCCAAACCAATACGACTGTTTACTTATATAAAAATACGGAAATAGATGGCTCTACGAAAAGTACTGATGCCGACAAATATGTTGTAACAGATGAGAATGGTATTGCCACATTCAACTTAAATTTTACCGAATTAAATATTCTTGAATTTGAAACGACTTTGTCTTTTGCTGTCTTTTATGAAGTCGGTGAGGTTGAATTTGTTGCCCCGGGCAGTACAAGCGTGACGGTAAAAAGGAATGACGAGAAAGAAGTTGACATTACAATTCCATTCTAAGAAACAAGAAGTATATGCAACAACAAACGGAAAATTCACCGGATTATCTGGAAGACAAGCATCTGAGTCCTGAAGTAAAAAACTATTTAAAGGTACTGAATGTGGGAGAGCCTGTTGAAACATTGTCGAAAGAGGGTGCCCGCAAAGTGCTTATAGCGGTTCAGGAAGAAGTAAAAGTCGATCTGTCGGGTATTGAAGAATCTGAAAAAACAATTCCTGATAAAGACTATCCGGTGAAATTAACCGTTGTTCGTCCTGCAGGCGTCACAAAAAAACTACCCGCATTTATTTTCATACACGGGGGAGGCTGGATACTGGGAGACTATCTCACTCATAAACGGTTGGTACGTGATCTGGTCGTAGAATCGGGATATACCGCAGTTTTTGTCCATTACACGCCTTCGCCCGAAGCTAAATATCCGCAGGCAATCCATGAGATTTATGCGGCCACAAAGTGGGTTGCAACCCATGGAGACGAATTAAATATAGACGGTAGTCGTCTGGCTCTGGCCGGAAACAGCGTGGGAGGTAATATGGCGATTGCAACCGGTTTATTCGCGAAGAAAGACCATGCATCGTTTATCAAAGTCCAGCTTTTATTATGGCCTGTGACAAATGCCCGTTTCGATACGGATTCGTATAAGATGTATGCCGAACAACGATTTTTAACGACATCGATGATGAAATGGATGTTCGATCAGTATACAACAGACAGGAAACAGCGTGAAGAAATTTTTCTTTCACCGCTTTTGGCTTCTGTTGATGAGCTGAAAGGGTTACCTCCCACTATCATACAAGTGGCCGAAAATGATATCCTGCGGGATGAAGGCGAAGCGTTTGGGCGGAAGCTGGGCGATGCCGGGGTCGAGAACACGACGATCCGTTACAACGGTGTCATTCACGACTTTGGATTATTAAACGGATTAGCAACTTTACCCCAGACACGTTCGATGCTCATCTATTCGGCAGCAATGTTAAGATATTATCTCAAATAAATTTAATAAAAATAATTATGAATAAAGTAGTAGTAGGTATCGTGATTGGTTTTTTCACAGGATATTTAATTCGCAAGATGCAAGATGATGGACAATTTGACTGCACTTACGATAATGCCTGCAAATTTTTCAGGAAATCAGAGAAAGATTTAAAGAACATACAAATGAAGCCGAATATTTGAAAGATTAAGTGGAAGACAAAAAAGAAAAGAATCGTATGATATGAAAGGAAAAGAAAGCAAAAAGGAAAAGAAAAAAGAGAAGGCAACGGGTGGAAAGACGAAAGATCTTTCAGAATACCAGAAAGCCAAGCAATCCAGACAAGACACTAAGCTAAATATAAAATGGCAAATATCAGACGGGAAGGTATAATCCTCGAAAAAACGGATTTAAGTTTTGAAAATGAAGGAGTACTGAACCCGGCTGTCATTGCCGAAGGCCGTACTGTGCATCTTTTTTATCGTGCGGTGCGCGAAGGGAACCATTCCACCATAGGTTATTGTCGTTTGGAAGGGCCATTAAATGTAGTCAGGCGCGATAAGGAATCTTTCATGCATCCTGAGTTCGAATACGAGAGTCAGGGCGTTGAAGACCCCCGGATCGTAAAGATCGGCGATATCTATTATATGACTTATACAGCCTATAACGGGATTAATGCAATAGGGGCGTTAGCGATATCTTCCGATCTGAAACATTTTACAAAAAAGGGGATAATAACTTCCGGGTTCACCTATACCCAATTCAAGGACTTGCTGGGCTCGGAAGTTGAGCATACGAGTAAGTATTTCAGGAGTTATAATAAAAGGGAATCCCTGACAGAATCGGGAAAACCGGTTTACCTGACGGATAAAAACCTTATATTTTTCCCGCGCAGGATAAACGGGAAACTATGTTTTATGCACCGGATTAAACCGGATATCCAGCTTGTGAGGATCAATAACCTTGAAGAACTGACGTATGACTTCTGGATAAACTATTTTCTGGACTTTACCAGCCATATTATGTTTGAACCGCGGTACGACCATGAGTCGAGTTATATCGGCGGCGGATGCCCCCCGGTAGAAGTACCCGAAGGCTGGCTGATGATATACCACAGTGTGTGCGATACACCGGAAGGGTATATTTATACGGCATCGGCGGCACTATTGGATCTGGAAGACCCCCAAACAGAAATAGCAAGGCTTCCCTATCCTTTATTCAGCCCCGAAACCGATTATGAATTGAACGGTGTTGTAAATAGAGTATGTTTTCCCACGGGTACGGCTGTATTCAACGGCAGGCTGTACATCTATTACGGGGCCGCGGATAGGTGCATAGCCTGTGTCTCGGTTCAGCTACGTGAGTTGGTAGACGAATTAATGTCATATAAAAAATGAAACGAGCAGGAGAAATGCTCCATATACTTCCACACACAATTGATGTAGACAAATAAAACAATCGTATGAAAGAAATAATATGCGTAACAACATATCCGCCCCGGGAATGTGGCATCGCCACTTTCTCGGATGATCTGATACGTGCCATTGAAGTGAAATTCGGCTCTTC
This window of the Proteiniphilum saccharofermentans genome carries:
- a CDS encoding GlsB/YeaQ/YmgE family stress response membrane protein yields the protein MDVGIIGSIVIGIIAGLISGRSTKGRGFSLLVNLIVGLIGAVLGGLIFSLLGITFGGVIGVLIVSVIGAVFFLWILSLFSTRNRQTGIYNG
- a CDS encoding alpha/beta hydrolase, producing the protein MQQQTENSPDYLEDKHLSPEVKNYLKVLNVGEPVETLSKEGARKVLIAVQEEVKVDLSGIEESEKTIPDKDYPVKLTVVRPAGVTKKLPAFIFIHGGGWILGDYLTHKRLVRDLVVESGYTAVFVHYTPSPEAKYPQAIHEIYAATKWVATHGDELNIDGSRLALAGNSVGGNMAIATGLFAKKDHASFIKVQLLLWPVTNARFDTDSYKMYAEQRFLTTSMMKWMFDQYTTDRKQREEIFLSPLLASVDELKGLPPTIIQVAENDILRDEGEAFGRKLGDAGVENTTIRYNGVIHDFGLLNGLATLPQTRSMLIYSAAMLRYYLK
- a CDS encoding glycoside hydrolase family 130 protein — protein: MANIRREGIILEKTDLSFENEGVLNPAVIAEGRTVHLFYRAVREGNHSTIGYCRLEGPLNVVRRDKESFMHPEFEYESQGVEDPRIVKIGDIYYMTYTAYNGINAIGALAISSDLKHFTKKGIITSGFTYTQFKDLLGSEVEHTSKYFRSYNKRESLTESGKPVYLTDKNLIFFPRRINGKLCFMHRIKPDIQLVRINNLEELTYDFWINYFLDFTSHIMFEPRYDHESSYIGGGCPPVEVPEGWLMIYHSVCDTPEGYIYTASAALLDLEDPQTEIARLPYPLFSPETDYELNGVVNRVCFPTGTAVFNGRLYIYYGAADRCIACVSVQLRELVDELMSYKK